ACACTTGTAGCACACGACCGATGGTCTAGACGAAGCACCCCGAGTTCCCAAAGAAGAAGGCACCTTAAAGCTAGGTTGGTTAGATGGTTGCTGAGATGGTTCCCTCTGTCTTTTCCGCCATTGGCTCCCAAAACTGCCAGAGGAAGAACTCAAACTCCCCATTGGTTGCCTTGGCTCCCAAACCCTTGTATGTCGTTGAGCTTCTTTCGGTATCTCAATGCTCCTTGCACACTCCACAACTTTCGAAAATTTCATCTTGCGTTGGACCATCACCATTCTTCTCACGGTGTTATGCAATCCCTTTTCAAACCGTCGACACTTCCTCTCTTCCGTCGCCAGCAACTCTGGGGCGAAACGGGACAAAGATTGAAATTTTTGCACGTATTCCGAGACAGTCATGTTACCCTGTTCCAGCTTCTCAAATTGTTCCCTCAAGTTTTCACATGAAGTTTTCGGAAAGTATTGATCCTCAAAGAGAGCCTCAAACTCAGCCCATGTCAGATTTTCAACGTCCGGTTCATTTACTTGAGCCGCGATCCTTGCTGCCCTTCTTGCATCCTTCCTACTCTCTAGGACAGATTCCACCCATTCACCAGCTTCCCCAACTAATTGAACAGCCACGATACATACTCTGATGTTATCCTCAGTGATATTTAGAGCTCTAAAGAGTTTGCGGATCTGAGCTAGCCAGTGGTCGGCTATCAGCGGGTCGCTACTAGTCCCGTCGAACACCGGAGGGTTCCTATGGCTAAACTCCCTCATTGCTACCATAGCGCGATCCTCGACATTCTCCCTAGGAGTTTGGTTCAaaagatttgcagctgtaagtgTTGCGACGAGGTCCCTAGCAAATTGAGTTTGATTGGGCGGTATCCCCGCACCTCGACCGGCCCCAGGCCCCGGATTTCCACCTGGGTTCTCCCTATGTTAACTAACTTCATCCTCTGGTGGCACCCCATGGCTTCGACAACCCCGGGTTCCAGCCCCACTTCGTCTACCACGCGTCTttggaggcatcttactacacgATATAAGAAAGGAAGACTATTAATCACAACACTATCACCATGGGGTCAAGCCCCAACTTCCCAACGCGGGTTAACAACTCCACGCCACTCTACGGTTATAAAAATGCAATGCCAAGTAGTCACATaaatgttagtcacacaagcatgcacaagttatgttagAAGGCGCGACATTTTTGAACCCATAAGACGgaacgtctccccacggtctctcgGTGTTCtaaacctggctctgataccaagttgtcacaccttcgattttaaacataatgataacggattttcataaataaaacctcacaattatccgtacaataccccaaaatagttcgacatttccatttccataatTACATTTTCAAGTCCAAAGGATCTCCAGTTAATACATCATCGGCTCAATGGCCCAACCTTAACAAGAGTATCAATTGTTCAAGAGATTAAGGTTTACAATATTCGTtaatcaaaagatttacaaatagagttatgaatacatctttcaaaaataaacTACAAAGATGACCTAGTAACCCTTCAATGTTATCTTCCAAAAGAGTGTCCACACCcaagcactccaagcatgcGACTACTGCCCAGGGTTAGTACGTGAAATTGATGTAAGGTttgagttacactagcccagtagaaagctctaatctagcAATGTATGCAAATGAAACGTAGAGGTGATCACATGATGAACAAGGCAACAAGTCTTGATGGATGGGTAACAAcaacaattcaaaatccaatATTTCAATTCAGTACTAACCGCATGACTCAATGAGTAACCTTTCAAGCACCATGTGTCCAAGTGTGTTTCGTAcaagtgtcatgagccgaagctcctgccgggcttgttaaagaaccccgaagtcctctgccaggcacctTACTCGATGGGAGGTCCTGAAGTATAAAACatgagcatatagctcctgccgggcttgttaaagaaccccgaagtcc
The sequence above is drawn from the Rhododendron vialii isolate Sample 1 chromosome 6a, ASM3025357v1 genome and encodes:
- the LOC131328466 gene encoding uncharacterized protein LOC131328466, translating into MVAMREFSHRNPPVFDGTSSDPLIADHWLAQIRKLFRALNITEDNIRVCIVAVQLVGEAGEWVESVLESRKDARRAARIAAQVNEPDVENLTWAEFEALFEDQYFPKTSCENLREQFEKLEQGNMTVSEYVQKFQSLSRFAPELLATEERKCRRFEKGLHNTVRRMVMVQRKMKFSKVVECARSIEIPKEAQRHTRVWEPRQPMGSLSSSSGSFGSQWRKRQREPSQQPSNQPSFKVPSSLGTRGASSRPSVVCYKCNQLGHIRAQCP